In the Hippoglossus stenolepis isolate QCI-W04-F060 chromosome 14, HSTE1.2, whole genome shotgun sequence genome, one interval contains:
- the hnrnpm gene encoding heterogeneous nuclear ribonucleoprotein M isoform X8, producing MSNEQQAENTTEKAGPPQAPQQQQQQQQGEVNGKAKHEANASRKERPQKRGGGGRYEPYGNVNKRYRVFVSNIPYDVKWQALKDLMKEKVGEVTYVEHLMDAEGKSRGCAVVEFRTEELMKKAVEKVNKHNFNGRPLKVKEDPDGVITQREMGKVQGGGPPGGHGGMGGMGGMGGMGGMGGMDRMNMDRMGPGPNGGNVNIPPSLMNNPNIPNEVIHGLQAGKIGSTVFVANLDYKVGWKKLKEVFNMAGMVVRADILEDKDGKSRGMGTVTFEMPIEAVQAVSMFNGQLLFNRVMHVKLDEKSLPKDFGPPERASSLPRGLSGIGLGLGPGGQPIDATQLNRGGGGGGGGGGGGGGAMGNMGPGGMDGMGFGNMGGRMGGGGGGGGGGGGMENFGGMNNMDRFGSSGMGRMNGNSMGMDRMSSGMDRLGTSMERMAGMDRMGMERMDRVTDLDRLGSGFDRMGSGMERLGPSMDRLAPGLDRMSSSMDRIGSAGFDRLGPSNMDRMGSGLDFGSPMNMERMGNTGIDRMPTSFERMGSAGGIDRFSSGGLDRMSSGMDRMGSGGAGGQFDRPADLDRGFGGNSFGGAGAGGPGTGGGNIRKGCQIFVRNLPFDFTWKMLKDTFNTCGMVQYADIKMENGKSKGCGVVRFDNPETAERACRTMNGYRLNGREIDVRIDRNA from the exons AGAAGTGAATGGGAAAGCCAAGCATGAGGCCAATGCAAGCAGGAAGGAGAGGCCCCagaagagaggtggaggtgggcgCTACGAACCCTATGGGAACGTGAACAAGAGATACCGGGTCTTTGTCAGCAACATCCCATATGATGTCAAATGGCAAGCCCTCAAAGACCTGATGAAAGAAAAAG TGGGTGAGGTAACGTACGTGGAACACTTAATGGACGCAGAAGGCAAATCGAGG GGTTGTGC tgttgttGAGTTTAGGACTGAGGAGCTAATGAAGAAAGCGGTGGAGAAAGTAAACAAGCACAACTTTAATGGACGACCCCTAAAAGTGAAGGAG GACCCCGATGGTGTGATTACTCAGAGAGAAATGGGCAAGGTTCAAGGTGGAGGACCTCCAGGAGGCCATGGAGGAATGGGAGGAATGGGAGGCATGGGTGGAATGGGAGGAATGGGTGGAATGGACCGCATGAACATGGATCGAATGGGCCCTGGACCAAATGGTGGTAATGTCAACATTCCTCCCAGCCTGATGAACAACCCCAACATCCCCAATGAGGTCATTCATGGTCTCCAGGCTGGCAAGATTGGCAGCACTGTCTTCGTTGCTAAT CTTGATTACAAAGTGGGCTGGAAGAAGCTGAAAGAGGTGTTCAACATGGCCGGCATGGTGGTGAGGGCTGACATTCTTGAGGACAAGGATGGGAAAAGCAGAGGCATGGGCACAGTAACCTTCGAGATGCCCATTGAAGCAGTCCAGGCTGTCT CTATGTTCAATGGGCAGCTGCTGTTCAACAGGGTCATGCATGTCAAACTG GATGAGAAGTCCCTGCCCAAAGATTTTGGACCACCCGAGAGAGCTTCTTCTCTTCCCC gtGGTCTCAGTGGTATTGGTTTGGGTCTGGGGCCTGGTGGCCAGCCCATTGATGCTACTCAACTcaacagagggggaggaggaggtggtggtggcggcggcggaggaggaggagcaatGGGCAACATGGGCCCTGGAG GAATGGACGGAATGGGCTTTGGCAACATGGGAGGTCgtatgggaggaggaggaggaggaggtggtggtggtggtg GAATGGAAAATTTTGGAGGAATGAACAACATGGATCGTTTTGGATCCTCAGGGATGGGCCGAATGAACG GAAACTCCATGGGTATGGACCGCATGAGCTCTGGAATGGATCGGCTGGGAACCAGCATGGAGCGTATGGCAGGGATGGACCGCATGGGCATGGAAAGGATGGACCGTGTGACTGACCTGGACAGGCTGGGTTCTGGGTTTGACCGAATGGGCTCTGGGATGGAACGGCTGGGGCCCAGTATGGACAGGCTTGCACCTGGCCTTGACCGTATGAGCTCCAGCATGGACCGCATCGGCTCAGCAGGGTTTGATCGCTTGGGCCCGTCTAATATGGATCGCATGGGTTCTGGCCTGGACTTTGGCTCTCCAATGAATATGGAGCGCATGGGCAACACTGGCATTGACAGGATGCCCACTAGCTTCGAACGCATGGGCTCTGCTGGAGGAATAGACCGCTTCTCCTCAGGTGGCCTGGACCGCATGAGTTCTGGCATGGATCGGATGGGATCCGGAGGTGCTGGCGGCCAGTTTGACCGTCCTGCTGACCTGGATCGTGGATTTGGTGGTAATTCctttggaggagctggagctggagggcCTGGAACTGGTGGAGGCAATATCAGGAAGGGATGCCAAATCTTTGTCAGAAAT cTGCCATTTGACTTCACCTGGAAGATGCTGAAAGATACCTTCAATACATGTG GCATGGTCCAGTATGCTGATATCAAGATGGAGAATGGCAAGTCCAAGGGCTGTGGTGTGGTCCGCTTTGACAACCCCGAAACTGCTGAGCGTGCTTGCCGAACCATGAATGGCTACCGGCTGAACGGAAGGGAGATCGATGTTAGGATTGATAGGAATGCATAA
- the hnrnpm gene encoding heterogeneous nuclear ribonucleoprotein M isoform X9: MSNEQQAENTTEKAGPPQAPQQQQQQQQGEVNGKAKHEANASRKERPQKRGGGGRYEPYGNVNKRYRVFVSNIPYDVKWQALKDLMKEKVGEVTYVEHLMDAEGKSRGCAVVEFRTEELMKKAVEKVNKHNFNGRPLKVKEDPDGVITQREMGKVQGGGPPGGHGGMGGMGGMGGMGGMGGMDRMNMDRMGPGPNGGNVNIPPSLMNNPNIPNEVIHGLQAGKIGSTVFVANLDYKVGWKKLKEVFNMAGMVVRADILEDKDGKSRGMGTVTFEMPIEAVQAVSMFNGQLLFNRVMHVKLDEKSLPKDFGPPERASSLPRGLSGIGLGLGPGGQPIDATQLNRGGGGGGGGGGGGGGAMGNMGPGGMDGMGFGNMGGRMGGGGGGGGGGGMENFGGMNNMDRFGSSGMGRMNGNSMGMDRMSSGMDRLGTSMERMAGMDRMGMERMDRVTDLDRLGSGFDRMGSGMERLGPSMDRLAPGLDRMSSSMDRIGSAGFDRLGPSNMDRMGSGLDFGSPMNMERMGNTGIDRMPTSFERMGSAGGIDRFSSGGLDRMSSGMDRMGSGGAGGQFDRPADLDRGFGGNSFGGAGAGGPGTGGGNIRKGCQIFVRNLPFDFTWKMLKDTFNTCGMVQYADIKMENGKSKGCGVVRFDNPETAERACRTMNGYRLNGREIDVRIDRNA, encoded by the exons AGAAGTGAATGGGAAAGCCAAGCATGAGGCCAATGCAAGCAGGAAGGAGAGGCCCCagaagagaggtggaggtgggcgCTACGAACCCTATGGGAACGTGAACAAGAGATACCGGGTCTTTGTCAGCAACATCCCATATGATGTCAAATGGCAAGCCCTCAAAGACCTGATGAAAGAAAAAG TGGGTGAGGTAACGTACGTGGAACACTTAATGGACGCAGAAGGCAAATCGAGG GGTTGTGC tgttgttGAGTTTAGGACTGAGGAGCTAATGAAGAAAGCGGTGGAGAAAGTAAACAAGCACAACTTTAATGGACGACCCCTAAAAGTGAAGGAG GACCCCGATGGTGTGATTACTCAGAGAGAAATGGGCAAGGTTCAAGGTGGAGGACCTCCAGGAGGCCATGGAGGAATGGGAGGAATGGGAGGCATGGGTGGAATGGGAGGAATGGGTGGAATGGACCGCATGAACATGGATCGAATGGGCCCTGGACCAAATGGTGGTAATGTCAACATTCCTCCCAGCCTGATGAACAACCCCAACATCCCCAATGAGGTCATTCATGGTCTCCAGGCTGGCAAGATTGGCAGCACTGTCTTCGTTGCTAAT CTTGATTACAAAGTGGGCTGGAAGAAGCTGAAAGAGGTGTTCAACATGGCCGGCATGGTGGTGAGGGCTGACATTCTTGAGGACAAGGATGGGAAAAGCAGAGGCATGGGCACAGTAACCTTCGAGATGCCCATTGAAGCAGTCCAGGCTGTCT CTATGTTCAATGGGCAGCTGCTGTTCAACAGGGTCATGCATGTCAAACTG GATGAGAAGTCCCTGCCCAAAGATTTTGGACCACCCGAGAGAGCTTCTTCTCTTCCCC gtGGTCTCAGTGGTATTGGTTTGGGTCTGGGGCCTGGTGGCCAGCCCATTGATGCTACTCAACTcaacagagggggaggaggaggtggtggtggcggcggcggaggaggaggagcaatGGGCAACATGGGCCCTGGAG GAATGGACGGAATGGGCTTTGGCAACATGGGAGGTCgtatgggaggaggaggaggaggaggtggtggtggtg GAATGGAAAATTTTGGAGGAATGAACAACATGGATCGTTTTGGATCCTCAGGGATGGGCCGAATGAACG GAAACTCCATGGGTATGGACCGCATGAGCTCTGGAATGGATCGGCTGGGAACCAGCATGGAGCGTATGGCAGGGATGGACCGCATGGGCATGGAAAGGATGGACCGTGTGACTGACCTGGACAGGCTGGGTTCTGGGTTTGACCGAATGGGCTCTGGGATGGAACGGCTGGGGCCCAGTATGGACAGGCTTGCACCTGGCCTTGACCGTATGAGCTCCAGCATGGACCGCATCGGCTCAGCAGGGTTTGATCGCTTGGGCCCGTCTAATATGGATCGCATGGGTTCTGGCCTGGACTTTGGCTCTCCAATGAATATGGAGCGCATGGGCAACACTGGCATTGACAGGATGCCCACTAGCTTCGAACGCATGGGCTCTGCTGGAGGAATAGACCGCTTCTCCTCAGGTGGCCTGGACCGCATGAGTTCTGGCATGGATCGGATGGGATCCGGAGGTGCTGGCGGCCAGTTTGACCGTCCTGCTGACCTGGATCGTGGATTTGGTGGTAATTCctttggaggagctggagctggagggcCTGGAACTGGTGGAGGCAATATCAGGAAGGGATGCCAAATCTTTGTCAGAAAT cTGCCATTTGACTTCACCTGGAAGATGCTGAAAGATACCTTCAATACATGTG GCATGGTCCAGTATGCTGATATCAAGATGGAGAATGGCAAGTCCAAGGGCTGTGGTGTGGTCCGCTTTGACAACCCCGAAACTGCTGAGCGTGCTTGCCGAACCATGAATGGCTACCGGCTGAACGGAAGGGAGATCGATGTTAGGATTGATAGGAATGCATAA
- the hnrnpm gene encoding heterogeneous nuclear ribonucleoprotein M isoform X1, with protein sequence MSNEQQAENTTEKAGPPQAPQQQQQQQQGEVNGKAKHEANASRKERPQKRGGGGRYEPYGNVNKRYRVFVSNIPYDVKWQALKDLMKEKVGEVTYVEHLMDAEGKSRGCAVVEFRTEELMKKAVEKVNKHNFNGRPLKVKEDPDGVITQREMGKVQGGGPPGGHGGMGGMGGMGGMGGMGGMDRMNMDRMGPGPNGGNVNIPPSLMNNPNIPNEVIHGLQAGKIGSTVFVANLDYKVGWKKLKEVFNMAGMVVRADILEDKDGKSRGMGTVTFEMPIEAVQAVSMFNGQLLFNRVMHVKLDEKSLPKDFGPPERASSLPRGLSGIGLGLGPGGQPIDATQLNRGGGGGGGGGGGGGGAMGNMGPGGMDGMGFGNMGGRMGGGGGGGGGGGGGGMENFGGMNNMDRFGSSGMGRMNEMDRGIGGAFDREFGRNEMGMSRNNFGESFERGMGNSMGMDRMSSGMDRLGTSMERMAGMDRMGMERMDRVTDLDRLGSGFDRMGSGMERLGPSMDRLAPGLDRMSSSMDRIGSAGFDRLGPSNMDRMGSGLDFGSPMNMERMGNTGIDRMPTSFERMGSAGGIDRFSSGGLDRMSSGMDRMGSGGAGGQFDRPADLDRGFGGNSFGGAGAGGPGTGGGNIRKGCQIFVRNLPFDFTWKMLKDTFNTCGMVQYADIKMENGKSKGCGVVRFDNPETAERACRTMNGYRLNGREIDVRIDRNA encoded by the exons AGAAGTGAATGGGAAAGCCAAGCATGAGGCCAATGCAAGCAGGAAGGAGAGGCCCCagaagagaggtggaggtgggcgCTACGAACCCTATGGGAACGTGAACAAGAGATACCGGGTCTTTGTCAGCAACATCCCATATGATGTCAAATGGCAAGCCCTCAAAGACCTGATGAAAGAAAAAG TGGGTGAGGTAACGTACGTGGAACACTTAATGGACGCAGAAGGCAAATCGAGG GGTTGTGC tgttgttGAGTTTAGGACTGAGGAGCTAATGAAGAAAGCGGTGGAGAAAGTAAACAAGCACAACTTTAATGGACGACCCCTAAAAGTGAAGGAG GACCCCGATGGTGTGATTACTCAGAGAGAAATGGGCAAGGTTCAAGGTGGAGGACCTCCAGGAGGCCATGGAGGAATGGGAGGAATGGGAGGCATGGGTGGAATGGGAGGAATGGGTGGAATGGACCGCATGAACATGGATCGAATGGGCCCTGGACCAAATGGTGGTAATGTCAACATTCCTCCCAGCCTGATGAACAACCCCAACATCCCCAATGAGGTCATTCATGGTCTCCAGGCTGGCAAGATTGGCAGCACTGTCTTCGTTGCTAAT CTTGATTACAAAGTGGGCTGGAAGAAGCTGAAAGAGGTGTTCAACATGGCCGGCATGGTGGTGAGGGCTGACATTCTTGAGGACAAGGATGGGAAAAGCAGAGGCATGGGCACAGTAACCTTCGAGATGCCCATTGAAGCAGTCCAGGCTGTCT CTATGTTCAATGGGCAGCTGCTGTTCAACAGGGTCATGCATGTCAAACTG GATGAGAAGTCCCTGCCCAAAGATTTTGGACCACCCGAGAGAGCTTCTTCTCTTCCCC gtGGTCTCAGTGGTATTGGTTTGGGTCTGGGGCCTGGTGGCCAGCCCATTGATGCTACTCAACTcaacagagggggaggaggaggtggtggtggcggcggcggaggaggaggagcaatGGGCAACATGGGCCCTGGAG GAATGGACGGAATGGGCTTTGGCAACATGGGAGGTCgtatgggaggaggaggaggaggaggtggtggtggtggtggtggtg GAATGGAAAATTTTGGAGGAATGAACAACATGGATCGTTTTGGATCCTCAGGGATGGGCCGAATGAACG AGATGGACCGTGGAATTGGTGGTGCTTTTGACAGGGAGTTTGGGCGAAATGAAATGGGAATGTCTCGCAATAATTTTGGAGAATCCTTTGAAAGAGGAATGG GAAACTCCATGGGTATGGACCGCATGAGCTCTGGAATGGATCGGCTGGGAACCAGCATGGAGCGTATGGCAGGGATGGACCGCATGGGCATGGAAAGGATGGACCGTGTGACTGACCTGGACAGGCTGGGTTCTGGGTTTGACCGAATGGGCTCTGGGATGGAACGGCTGGGGCCCAGTATGGACAGGCTTGCACCTGGCCTTGACCGTATGAGCTCCAGCATGGACCGCATCGGCTCAGCAGGGTTTGATCGCTTGGGCCCGTCTAATATGGATCGCATGGGTTCTGGCCTGGACTTTGGCTCTCCAATGAATATGGAGCGCATGGGCAACACTGGCATTGACAGGATGCCCACTAGCTTCGAACGCATGGGCTCTGCTGGAGGAATAGACCGCTTCTCCTCAGGTGGCCTGGACCGCATGAGTTCTGGCATGGATCGGATGGGATCCGGAGGTGCTGGCGGCCAGTTTGACCGTCCTGCTGACCTGGATCGTGGATTTGGTGGTAATTCctttggaggagctggagctggagggcCTGGAACTGGTGGAGGCAATATCAGGAAGGGATGCCAAATCTTTGTCAGAAAT cTGCCATTTGACTTCACCTGGAAGATGCTGAAAGATACCTTCAATACATGTG GCATGGTCCAGTATGCTGATATCAAGATGGAGAATGGCAAGTCCAAGGGCTGTGGTGTGGTCCGCTTTGACAACCCCGAAACTGCTGAGCGTGCTTGCCGAACCATGAATGGCTACCGGCTGAACGGAAGGGAGATCGATGTTAGGATTGATAGGAATGCATAA
- the hnrnpm gene encoding heterogeneous nuclear ribonucleoprotein M isoform X6, with the protein MSNEQQAENTTEKAGPPQAPQQQQQQQQGEVNGKAKHEANASRKERPQKRGGGGRYEPYGNVNKRYRVFVSNIPYDVKWQALKDLMKEKVGEVTYVEHLMDAEGKSRGCAVVEFRTEELMKKAVEKVNKHNFNGRPLKVKEDPDGVITQREMGKVQGGGPPGGHGGMGGMGGMGGMGGMGGMDRMNMDRMGPGPNGGNVNIPPSLMNNPNIPNEVIHGLQAGKIGSTVFVANLDYKVGWKKLKEVFNMAGMVVRADILEDKDGKSRGMGTVTFEMPIEAVQAVSMFNGQLLFNRVMHVKLDEKSLPKDFGPPERASSLPRGLSGIGLGLGPGGQPIDATQLNRGGGGGGGGGGGGGGAMGNMGPGGMDGMGFGNMGGRMGGGGGGGGGGGGGGMENFGGMNNMDRFGSSGMGRMNGNSMGMDRMSSGMDRLGTSMERMAGMDRMGMERMDRVTDLDRLGSGFDRMGSGMERLGPSMDRLAPGLDRMSSSMDRIGSAGFDRLGPSNMDRMGSGLDFGSPMNMERMGNTGIDRMPTSFERMGSAGGIDRFSSGGLDRMSSGMDRMGSGGAGGQFDRPADLDRGFGGNSFGGAGAGGPGTGGGNIRKGCQIFVRNLPFDFTWKMLKDTFNTCGMVQYADIKMENGKSKGCGVVRFDNPETAERACRTMNGYRLNGREIDVRIDRNA; encoded by the exons AGAAGTGAATGGGAAAGCCAAGCATGAGGCCAATGCAAGCAGGAAGGAGAGGCCCCagaagagaggtggaggtgggcgCTACGAACCCTATGGGAACGTGAACAAGAGATACCGGGTCTTTGTCAGCAACATCCCATATGATGTCAAATGGCAAGCCCTCAAAGACCTGATGAAAGAAAAAG TGGGTGAGGTAACGTACGTGGAACACTTAATGGACGCAGAAGGCAAATCGAGG GGTTGTGC tgttgttGAGTTTAGGACTGAGGAGCTAATGAAGAAAGCGGTGGAGAAAGTAAACAAGCACAACTTTAATGGACGACCCCTAAAAGTGAAGGAG GACCCCGATGGTGTGATTACTCAGAGAGAAATGGGCAAGGTTCAAGGTGGAGGACCTCCAGGAGGCCATGGAGGAATGGGAGGAATGGGAGGCATGGGTGGAATGGGAGGAATGGGTGGAATGGACCGCATGAACATGGATCGAATGGGCCCTGGACCAAATGGTGGTAATGTCAACATTCCTCCCAGCCTGATGAACAACCCCAACATCCCCAATGAGGTCATTCATGGTCTCCAGGCTGGCAAGATTGGCAGCACTGTCTTCGTTGCTAAT CTTGATTACAAAGTGGGCTGGAAGAAGCTGAAAGAGGTGTTCAACATGGCCGGCATGGTGGTGAGGGCTGACATTCTTGAGGACAAGGATGGGAAAAGCAGAGGCATGGGCACAGTAACCTTCGAGATGCCCATTGAAGCAGTCCAGGCTGTCT CTATGTTCAATGGGCAGCTGCTGTTCAACAGGGTCATGCATGTCAAACTG GATGAGAAGTCCCTGCCCAAAGATTTTGGACCACCCGAGAGAGCTTCTTCTCTTCCCC gtGGTCTCAGTGGTATTGGTTTGGGTCTGGGGCCTGGTGGCCAGCCCATTGATGCTACTCAACTcaacagagggggaggaggaggtggtggtggcggcggcggaggaggaggagcaatGGGCAACATGGGCCCTGGAG GAATGGACGGAATGGGCTTTGGCAACATGGGAGGTCgtatgggaggaggaggaggaggaggtggtggtggtggtggtggtg GAATGGAAAATTTTGGAGGAATGAACAACATGGATCGTTTTGGATCCTCAGGGATGGGCCGAATGAACG GAAACTCCATGGGTATGGACCGCATGAGCTCTGGAATGGATCGGCTGGGAACCAGCATGGAGCGTATGGCAGGGATGGACCGCATGGGCATGGAAAGGATGGACCGTGTGACTGACCTGGACAGGCTGGGTTCTGGGTTTGACCGAATGGGCTCTGGGATGGAACGGCTGGGGCCCAGTATGGACAGGCTTGCACCTGGCCTTGACCGTATGAGCTCCAGCATGGACCGCATCGGCTCAGCAGGGTTTGATCGCTTGGGCCCGTCTAATATGGATCGCATGGGTTCTGGCCTGGACTTTGGCTCTCCAATGAATATGGAGCGCATGGGCAACACTGGCATTGACAGGATGCCCACTAGCTTCGAACGCATGGGCTCTGCTGGAGGAATAGACCGCTTCTCCTCAGGTGGCCTGGACCGCATGAGTTCTGGCATGGATCGGATGGGATCCGGAGGTGCTGGCGGCCAGTTTGACCGTCCTGCTGACCTGGATCGTGGATTTGGTGGTAATTCctttggaggagctggagctggagggcCTGGAACTGGTGGAGGCAATATCAGGAAGGGATGCCAAATCTTTGTCAGAAAT cTGCCATTTGACTTCACCTGGAAGATGCTGAAAGATACCTTCAATACATGTG GCATGGTCCAGTATGCTGATATCAAGATGGAGAATGGCAAGTCCAAGGGCTGTGGTGTGGTCCGCTTTGACAACCCCGAAACTGCTGAGCGTGCTTGCCGAACCATGAATGGCTACCGGCTGAACGGAAGGGAGATCGATGTTAGGATTGATAGGAATGCATAA
- the hnrnpm gene encoding heterogeneous nuclear ribonucleoprotein M isoform X7, producing MSNEQQAENTTEKAGPPQAPQQQQQQQQGEVNGKAKHEANASRKERPQKRGGGGRYEPYGNVNKRYRVFVSNIPYDVKWQALKDLMKEKVGEVTYVEHLMDAEGKSRGCAVVEFRTEELMKKAVEKVNKHNFNGRPLKVKEDPDGVITQREMGKVQGGGPPGGHGGMGGMGGMGGMGGMGGMDRMNMDRMGPGPNGGNVNIPPSLMNNPNIPNEVIHGLQAGKIGSTVFVANLDYKVGWKKLKEVFNMAGMVVRADILEDKDGKSRGMGTVTFEMPIEAVQAVSMFNGQLLFNRVMHVKLDEKSLPKDFGPPERASSLPRGLSGIGLGLGPGGQPIDATQLNRGGGGGGGGGGGGGGAMGNMGPGGMDGMGFGNMGGRMGGGGGGGGGGGGGMENFGGMNNMDRFGSSGMGRMNGNSMGMDRMSSGMDRLGTSMERMAGMDRMGMERMDRVTDLDRLGSGFDRMGSGMERLGPSMDRLAPGLDRMSSSMDRIGSAGFDRLGPSNMDRMGSGLDFGSPMNMERMGNTGIDRMPTSFERMGSAGGIDRFSSGGLDRMSSGMDRMGSGGAGGQFDRPADLDRGFGGNSFGGAGAGGPGTGGGNIRKGCQIFVRNLPFDFTWKMLKDTFNTCGMVQYADIKMENGKSKGCGVVRFDNPETAERACRTMNGYRLNGREIDVRIDRNA from the exons AGAAGTGAATGGGAAAGCCAAGCATGAGGCCAATGCAAGCAGGAAGGAGAGGCCCCagaagagaggtggaggtgggcgCTACGAACCCTATGGGAACGTGAACAAGAGATACCGGGTCTTTGTCAGCAACATCCCATATGATGTCAAATGGCAAGCCCTCAAAGACCTGATGAAAGAAAAAG TGGGTGAGGTAACGTACGTGGAACACTTAATGGACGCAGAAGGCAAATCGAGG GGTTGTGC tgttgttGAGTTTAGGACTGAGGAGCTAATGAAGAAAGCGGTGGAGAAAGTAAACAAGCACAACTTTAATGGACGACCCCTAAAAGTGAAGGAG GACCCCGATGGTGTGATTACTCAGAGAGAAATGGGCAAGGTTCAAGGTGGAGGACCTCCAGGAGGCCATGGAGGAATGGGAGGAATGGGAGGCATGGGTGGAATGGGAGGAATGGGTGGAATGGACCGCATGAACATGGATCGAATGGGCCCTGGACCAAATGGTGGTAATGTCAACATTCCTCCCAGCCTGATGAACAACCCCAACATCCCCAATGAGGTCATTCATGGTCTCCAGGCTGGCAAGATTGGCAGCACTGTCTTCGTTGCTAAT CTTGATTACAAAGTGGGCTGGAAGAAGCTGAAAGAGGTGTTCAACATGGCCGGCATGGTGGTGAGGGCTGACATTCTTGAGGACAAGGATGGGAAAAGCAGAGGCATGGGCACAGTAACCTTCGAGATGCCCATTGAAGCAGTCCAGGCTGTCT CTATGTTCAATGGGCAGCTGCTGTTCAACAGGGTCATGCATGTCAAACTG GATGAGAAGTCCCTGCCCAAAGATTTTGGACCACCCGAGAGAGCTTCTTCTCTTCCCC gtGGTCTCAGTGGTATTGGTTTGGGTCTGGGGCCTGGTGGCCAGCCCATTGATGCTACTCAACTcaacagagggggaggaggaggtggtggtggcggcggcggaggaggaggagcaatGGGCAACATGGGCCCTGGAG GAATGGACGGAATGGGCTTTGGCAACATGGGAGGTCgtatgggaggaggaggaggaggaggtggtggtggtggtggtg GAATGGAAAATTTTGGAGGAATGAACAACATGGATCGTTTTGGATCCTCAGGGATGGGCCGAATGAACG GAAACTCCATGGGTATGGACCGCATGAGCTCTGGAATGGATCGGCTGGGAACCAGCATGGAGCGTATGGCAGGGATGGACCGCATGGGCATGGAAAGGATGGACCGTGTGACTGACCTGGACAGGCTGGGTTCTGGGTTTGACCGAATGGGCTCTGGGATGGAACGGCTGGGGCCCAGTATGGACAGGCTTGCACCTGGCCTTGACCGTATGAGCTCCAGCATGGACCGCATCGGCTCAGCAGGGTTTGATCGCTTGGGCCCGTCTAATATGGATCGCATGGGTTCTGGCCTGGACTTTGGCTCTCCAATGAATATGGAGCGCATGGGCAACACTGGCATTGACAGGATGCCCACTAGCTTCGAACGCATGGGCTCTGCTGGAGGAATAGACCGCTTCTCCTCAGGTGGCCTGGACCGCATGAGTTCTGGCATGGATCGGATGGGATCCGGAGGTGCTGGCGGCCAGTTTGACCGTCCTGCTGACCTGGATCGTGGATTTGGTGGTAATTCctttggaggagctggagctggagggcCTGGAACTGGTGGAGGCAATATCAGGAAGGGATGCCAAATCTTTGTCAGAAAT cTGCCATTTGACTTCACCTGGAAGATGCTGAAAGATACCTTCAATACATGTG GCATGGTCCAGTATGCTGATATCAAGATGGAGAATGGCAAGTCCAAGGGCTGTGGTGTGGTCCGCTTTGACAACCCCGAAACTGCTGAGCGTGCTTGCCGAACCATGAATGGCTACCGGCTGAACGGAAGGGAGATCGATGTTAGGATTGATAGGAATGCATAA